Genomic segment of Eupeodes corollae chromosome 2, idEupCoro1.1, whole genome shotgun sequence:
TCATGCAACTCTACTACaggtttgtttgattaaatataggcgtttttctttttcagttcagagcagagccttaactgtcaaacaaaaagttttgattcttttttactTCTGAACGTTGAGAGCTTCAAATTTGAgtttcttttttcgttctgaAAAAAATAGTCGGGCTAGTGCGGGTATTTATATAAGATATTAGAAATAAAGTGTTCAagtgtgtttcaaaaataattctgaacGCTCAGAAAACGCTTTGTTCAGAGGATGTTCAGAGCATGCTCGATATTCTCTGACTCTTTTCAAAGCTCTATTCTGAGTGAAAAAAACAGCTTATATTTCCGTGGTTTTGTCTAGTGGCGTTTATTCACATATATGTTTTAGAAATTTGATTTGATGAATATTTGACTATTGAAGCCATTGTAGCATTCATATTCATAAAACATCACAAATATATACCAACAGGCATTGACATAATAGTTATGGGATGTTAGTCGATACTAGTTCTCTTAAAAAACCCCCCTTAAAAGTGATTTTACCTCTTAGGCTTTACTTGCCCTCCTGTAGGCATggtggaaaaaataaattgaatacatcgttgaaaaaataaattttataaaatgtaggCATAATTTATATCAAGTTGTCAGTTGCCCTCTTAATAAAAAGGTAAGATTATTGACCACAACTTGCTAAACAGATCAAACCTTGACGTTTATTTATTTGACGTTTCAATAATATTCGTCTCAACGAGCGCACATAACAAGACAAGACCAACTGACGAATAATTTCGTATAATTTTGTGAAATTCGATAATTTTAAGTCTTAACAAAACCATTTTACTCGATTAACAACTATAATGAAATATAACAATTGATTCGAATGTAAACCATCTTgctaaatattaattcaaaccGATTAtataacaaaagaattttatacAGGCAATGCATTGGTATAGTAGAAGCCTAAGAGCATTTTTGGACAAGTGGCCGGGCAAACAACGTTTGGGAATTTACAGATTCCTTCCTATCTTTTTCGTTCTTGGAGCGGCCTTAGAATTTTCTATGATAAACTGGACTGTCGGTGAAACTAATTTCTGTAtgatttgcttaaattttctttggagtatacacttattatttttaatattttagatcGAACTTACAAAAAGCGTCAAGCCAAAAATCTCATTGAATCAAAACTCGCAGAAAGCATAGCCGAGGCAAAAACAGCAGCATAAAATGCCAGCTGGAGTTTCATGGGGACAGTATACCAAGTTCTTCATCAGTGCCATGATTTCCATGATGGCCGGATCGCAATTAGTTCACATTTACTACAAACCCTTACAAGATATTGATGTTTTCATCGAAAATGAGATGAAAACGGTCAAGCAATCAAAACCTAGTGGAAGCACAACTTGAGTTATGTGAAAtagaacatttatttaaaacaattaagcCGCCTTATTATGCGTTTTCAAGTGAGCTCGCAACGCGACCACCTGGATGaaacgttttttacaaatattacaCTCGTGCGGTTTCTCACCAGTGTGCCGCATTTCATGATGCTTGAGAGTTTCGGCTTTCCCGAAGCTCTGATCACAGTATTTGCACTTAAACCGTCGTATGCCTTTGTGAACGATTCGATTGTGTAATCCAAGGTTCGCAGAACTATTGAATACTTGTGGACATTCCGGACAGGGCCATTGCTTTTCTTTGGTGTGATAATTAATATGAATCCGCAGTTCACTCTTCGTCGTTTTTCGTAGGCCACAATAAggacaaacaaaattcttgatCCCAGCATGTCGCATTTGGTGATCTCGATATGTCCGTTGTGATACATATCCCTTCCCACATTGGTCACACTTATATGGGTAATCTTCGCCCGTATGCTTAAACCGATGCTCTTTCAGAGCACTAATGTTCTTGAACGTTTTGCCACATTCTTCGCAAATGAAGATTTTGGGTTCGTATTTGACTTCAGAGTGTTTTATGCGACAGTGTACCCGAAGTGTTTGTCGTCGACGGAATACCTTATCACAACCCTcgtattcgcatttaaagtccTCCTTGTGGTCAGTGTGCACGTCTCCTATATGAACCTTCAGGTGCGATGATTTGTTATAGGACTTATCACAAAGACTACATGGATAGGGCTTTAGGCCCTTGTGAAGACGAACATGCGCGTCAAACCGttcttttttgaagaatttcttttgacatttttcgcaATTGTATATTTCTGGTGTCTTGATGTAAGCTGGCATGGTATAGTCTTCATCTTTTGGTTTCCTACCACGTCTTGCTGGTGGTTTCttggtgtttttcttttctgcGCTTTCTTCTACTCCGTCTAGTATGTCTTGTTCCGGTGTGGAATCGTAGTCTGTAGAATCATCAACGAAACCACTGAAAACACCGTGATCAATCTCCTCTTCATCGAGCACTTCTTTTGGTAGGACATTACCTGACTTATCCATACTGTTTTCATCTTCAATTTTGTCAGTTGTGATTGGAGAACTCTacgcaaaaaacaacaagaattaTCATTAAATACCTATTATATCAAAACTTATCTTACCTCTCTTTTGTGCGCAACGAGGAATTCTTCATCATTTACTTCTTGTTTATTGGCCAGTTGCAACCATTGAATACTATTTAAATTACCCGAAGCATCTTCTAACTCGATTCTGTGGATTTCAAGCTTGGAAAATGCGTGCACAACACCGTCTAGTTCACGAAATGATTTAATGCACATTACACGGAATTCATAGGATGTTTGTATTTTGCTATAGCACGATTCACAAATTTGACTTGGGAAACCATCATCACGTTCAAAATCTAAAGAGGTACAGACAACAAGCCACTTGGCTACGTTTGGAGTATCGTAAATGTTTATTTCGGAACCGGGTTCCATCACATCCAGGCAAGTGCGACAGAAAGAGTCAATATTGTCTGATGTTACGTccattttattgatatttctaAGATGGAAATTGCATcagatgtttttatttgtcgatttgaaagttttgaatttaatattggTATTCGAGATCGAAGAGATATTCTGGATTCTGTGAGAGaagccaaaattaaaaaatcttaaaaatggaaaatgtttgtgttcgccttgtcaatttgaaatatgttgttatttttgtgttacTTAGTTAGTGATGTGCATTGTGCATGTTTTCGATATCTTTAGAGATGAGCACCAATTTTCGATTAAGGATTGATCTTTTTTATGATTGTATTgacatattgaaaacaaatgcaaaaaaaagtataaattcaattcttaaaatcataaaacaagGTTAATattctaacaaaaatattatttacattcGTATTGTgtgatctgtttttttttggaaactaacaatttgcaaaaattaccaaaagtcaaaagttaaaacactataaaaaaattaaatcaacccGTCAAATAATGTATTATTTGAAGTTGGGAAAAAAactagaaacaaaatttgtaaaagtaatgaaatgaaacagaaaaatattaCATAGTCgctaatataattgaaaaaaaaaacttaaaaactagatttcgaaaacaaaaaatgttgccaAACTGACCTTCAATCAGTTATCATAATCAGCTATTTCTCTAATAATAAAGCAACAATCAAACAGAAAATTTGACATTGACTTCatgctttttaaaattactggttttaaatggttttgaataCATTAACACAGCAACATTGAAATCAACATGAGACCTCACTCTGAATTTAATGTCATTGTGCATTGTGTTGTGACAATGGAATAACGACAAAACGACACAAGTCTTATAAACATTGatttaaagcaaacaaattagttTACTCGTTTCTATGCTGTCAAAAGCAATGTTAACTTGGTTATCTATTTGCATGACTTTTGAAGTTAATGTTTTTGGTGCTGTTAAGGTTTAGATTACATCAGATATAGTATATTTAGCtagttttacaattttaaataataatttatcttatttttacacaattttcataaatttaataatttatttttacaaataatattgcgtgtcttttaaaatgtttaatatttcattCAGTTTTCACGTTGCTATGCcaactttataaattaaattcataatatGCAGCTGTGTTTTGTAACGTTCATCGCAGCCTCAAAGTGGGTTATTTTGTAGCCACTAGGTCCCGCCCCCATAAAAACCAACGATAATATTACTAAAGGTTTTATATAACAAGGTGCCAATAAAGTATATAAAGATTAAACGCAAACAATATAAtaattcgaaaaaatcgtggcaGAACATTTCATGTTATCAAACACACCCTTTTTGAAATCTTTGTTAACAGTTAGCGCATTGCCAGCACTACATTTTATGTCACAACTGTCATCGCCCGGGTGCGCTCTAGCAAACACAAatcttcattaattttttcttagacaaaattttggatatttatttttatattaataaataattccagaaatataatttctttttcaacaaaGTCCTAAATTTTCGatagaaaaacatacaaaccgTTGAAATGAGCTCTTGTTCAGTACCAATACCATTTCCGGACACCGAGGGTGACGAAAGGTGGATGAGTGTCCATAAACGATTCCTTTCTGAGTGCCGGGAAAAAGATCCAGACGTGATATTCTTGGGTGATTGTATTCTAGAAACTCTAGAATCCACGGAAACTTGGAATCAATATTTTGCACCTATGCACTGCCTGAACTTTAGCATACGAAATGACCGCACGGAAAACGTTCTGTGGCGAGTCGAAAATGGAGAGTTAGACAATGTGAGACCTAAGGTAATTGAATATTAAATGCATATAGATGATCTGATCAAAagttcaatatttcttttaatctcTTGATAAAAGAAAGGATAAAAATGCTCATGAAAGACAGAAATCAGAATCTAAAATCAGCTGTAcgtaattaatacaaaataaatatgttaaaGAATTTAACTGCTTTTAGTTAGAAACCAGTCTACGACTTTTTCTTCCTAGTGgcgttactttttttaaagttacccCTTAGCCAAGAAAATAGTTTGCTCTGTGTCATAAACAGTTTAGATAATATTTTCCATTAGGGTTCCTATATTTTGCTTGTAAAACTTATTCAAATGTAAGATTAttcccatttttattttaaataaatatgtaaatgctATTCATTTCATTGTATTATTTCAAACATTAATTGAGAAAATACAATTAGATTAATGAAAAGAATTTTGTAGGACCACCATTAGTTATGATTCATGAGTGTATTAATTCTATAAGTAAGAGGGATGTAGGTTAAGGCCCTAATTACGAATAGCGGATCGACCGTTTCACTGAGAGCGAACATTTTTGAATGATGTTGCTCTATTTGAATGTCATATTACACCCCAATGTTCGATTGTCTATTCATGTTGAAGATCTAAGTGTTCCTATATTACATAGGAATATGTAGTGCGTCTAAAAAAggtttacttaaaaataatcttttatatCATATCATTCTTCAGCCCAAAAGTATATATttgcaaaaatgaaaacttttccTGCCATATGCATTTTGGGTTTAAGGCGCAGTGCAACCTGAAATAGGACTCGAGCAATCACATCGATTTGGATCTAACAACTTCTAAAGTActctatctttaaaaaaaaaatattttaaaaatgttgggaGGCCTTATTTGAATGTTTATTGCTTTCGGAAGTTTTAATTTAGTTCCCGTaagtaacaaaatatttgtaaatttctTTCTTATTAACCATAGCTCTTTAAGATAAAGTTTTTATGTTGACCCattccattttcatttcaatacaTTGAACTTTCTGATTTTGTCTGTCCATCTGTTCTAAAACATGACACAGTCAGTATAAAAAATGTGAGACATTCGATTTGTAATggttaaaatgtaaaaatttgcaCATCAAAGGTTTTGGCTTAAGGGTgacaatatgtttttaattcttacCTTTGCCTAAAATTTctatgtgattttattttcagatagTTGTATTGCACGTCGGtacaaataatattgaaaatacacCCGAGGAGATATCTGATGGAGTGTGTGAAATAGTAaatcaaattcgaaaaaagctACCCGGTACATATATAGTTCTACCGGTAAGCAAATAAACAATACAATAGCAATACAAACTTTTACTTATTTCAGTTTTCTTATCTTTCAGACAATTCTTCCACGGGGACAACTTCCAAATAGACTACGTGACAAAAACGCTGAAGTAAATCGGCTTATCAAAGAAAAGTGCATAGGTTTAAATCGAGTGCAAACAGTATGTATTGACAAAGGCCTAATACAATCGGATGGCACTATCAGCCATCACGATATGTTCGACTATAAGAATCTAACTAACACCGgttctaaaaaagtttttgaacctGTCTATGATCTACTGTCACAAATACTCAATGAAAATGAACCAGAAAAAGACCTCACACCGTCGGAATAAAGCTTAAGTTATAACGTATTTatattttcgattaaaaattttctatacaccaaaactaattaaaaatatttaagtaaatgaGCTGCCttaaaccaagaaaaaaaaaacaaagcttataagtatattatattttattatcttaaaagaaaatcattCCAACTCCAAATAACTCAGCAGCTTAGGAGTAATATTGctttgcttgaaaaaaaaaaatatttcataactcgTTTATGTCTGATATGAGTTTTGATGTTTAATTTTATGATGTTAAGGCTAAGTTagtattatttattaaacaaaatatattatgaataatttattccaaatcactttttttacaattaaaaaaaaaaaaaaacaaaactatgcataaaaatatacaataaaagTTCAAACTAGCTAATTGTGTAGTAAACGCTACAATTCTGGAAAATTGGAATTAGCTAGTTAATGCTTTTTGTGGATTTCATGCACACAGCTCGTGATCTCTGTTctcaaattagaaaaatatctacaaaaccCAAATATTATGTAGAAATTGCATTTCATATTGTTTAAAGTTCACACTCGTACAAGTTTGTTCTTATTATTTGTGATTGTGATTTATAATCATattaattaaatgcaaaaataaagtgTTTCAAAATATGCACCAGTactgaatttatttctttttttgtctaaattagtatttttgatcgtaaaattcttctttatttaataaatgatgATGGTAAAAttctaacaaaaacaaagagaGATAGTAGAAGATTATAAAGtgttacaaatacaaataatagcAAGGGTAGATCCTTAACACACTTTAAAAACTTACTAAAGGTAAGTTACAAGCTCTGtgcctagctagatgtctccagttgggCAAAAAGAGTTGCGTGAGatcaattttcacttgtacGCACCACTTGATCCCCGGTCTGCccttactgcgctgtcctgtgggcgtGGATTCGAAGCCAGAACATTGATTTCAATGTGACTAAACCATTTCAGTGGGTGGCAGATTCTTCTTTTCAACGAACCAAGGTCCAAATCCGCTTTTGTTATAGTAGAATGCTTTGCATTAGATAGCAGGAGAGGCATGTTTAGGGtcttagtccaaaaaaaaatacaatttaaataccCCTGTTAAATTTGgtttaagcaaacaaatttattttaattcaaatatgagAGGGTATATCCAAAGAGCCGTAGGGTATACTGTTTGTAATTCAGTAAAGTTCTCCAATTGTTTGGATATCGCAAAGAAAAGATACTGACAAGAAAAACAACTAACTTCTGCTGCTAGGATAtaacatgtttttatttttcaaaaaaatgtttcatgtaGGTTAACATGCGcatatatttttgatataaaatacaacaatattGTAATATGCCTGTCTTGTCCAATTGTATTGAttctagtttttaaataatttcaaccCAATAACATAATGTTGGCTTGAATGATGACTTTAATGAATTTGtttcatacaaagaaaaaaaaaaacaatcaaacttTACTATAAAAATAATCGAAAACGCTTAAATTATATAAGTTTATGCATTCTTATCAAACAAAAgttctatataaaaaatactcaaTATCAAACAAtctaattttgatttgtaaatgCTATGATCCCCAGAACgcattatatacataaataaaatataatagtaACAAGAAAACAGGtaattacacaaaaaaaaaaacaacattacatTTAACACAACCTAATAAgtttattcaagtttttttttaagcttgttTTTAAGTAACCCCGGAACTAAAGATAAGATAGCACATACTGTTAAAATACCAACAGAAGTCCATGAAAAAGCTTCATTCGAGCTTGTCATCTTTTGAAGTGTCTTTCCAGTTTGTATGGCAATGACTGATGGCGGTGCAACTCCGAAGAAAGTACCAAATGCAAATGTGTAGATTGGAACACCAATAACCGGCGAAGCTATATTAATGAACCAATTTGGTAAAATGGGTGTCATACGAAGAAATAGCATATAGTTAAAAAGACTGTTTTGGTGATTTTCCACTTGCTTAATCCATTCGGCTGTCTTTGTTGGCCAAAAATGACAAATTAATCTTCGACCAACTAAGTTTGATATACTATAGCACAACGTAGCTCCTAATGACGAACAAaagcatatta
This window contains:
- the LOC129944597 gene encoding ubiquinol-cytochrome-c reductase complex assembly factor 6, which translates into the protein MPAGVSWGQYTKFFISAMISMMAGSQLVHIYYKPLQDIDVFIENEMKTVKQSKPSGSTT
- the LOC129944594 gene encoding zinc finger protein 391-like, coding for MDVTSDNIDSFCRTCLDVMEPGSEINIYDTPNVAKWLVVCTSLDFERDDGFPSQICESCYSKIQTSYEFRVMCIKSFRELDGVVHAFSKLEIHRIELEDASGNLNSIQWLQLANKQEVNDEEFLVAHKRESSPITTDKIEDENSMDKSGNVLPKEVLDEEEIDHGVFSGFVDDSTDYDSTPEQDILDGVEESAEKKNTKKPPARRGRKPKDEDYTMPAYIKTPEIYNCEKCQKKFFKKERFDAHVRLHKGLKPYPCSLCDKSYNKSSHLKVHIGDVHTDHKEDFKCEYEGCDKVFRRRQTLRVHCRIKHSEVKYEPKIFICEECGKTFKNISALKEHRFKHTGEDYPYKCDQCGKGYVSQRTYRDHQMRHAGIKNFVCPYCGLRKTTKSELRIHINYHTKEKQWPCPECPQVFNSSANLGLHNRIVHKGIRRFKCKYCDQSFGKAETLKHHEMRHTGEKPHECNICKKRFIQVVALRAHLKTHNKAA
- the LOC129944596 gene encoding platelet-activating factor acetylhydrolase IB subunit beta homolog codes for the protein MSSCSVPIPFPDTEGDERWMSVHKRFLSECREKDPDVIFLGDCILETLESTETWNQYFAPMHCLNFSIRNDRTENVLWRVENGELDNVRPKIVVLHVGTNNIENTPEEISDGVCEIVNQIRKKLPGTYIVLPTILPRGQLPNRLRDKNAEVNRLIKEKCIGLNRVQTVCIDKGLIQSDGTISHHDMFDYKNLTNTGSKKVFEPVYDLLSQILNENEPEKDLTPSE
- the LOC129944595 gene encoding transmembrane protein 41 homolog, giving the protein MECQESNFTNNVAQKKTMSATDRSATKKSLTILAVIFLMSLAAMSYVYMMFPELDETEKQYIKIPRDINDAKMLAKVLDQYKDMYYFEVMFGVVTTYVFLQTFAIPGSLFLSILLGFLYKFPIALFLICFCSSLGATLCYSISNLVGRRLICHFWPTKTAEWIKQVENHQNSLFNYMLFLRMTPILPNWFINIASPVIGVPIYTFAFGTFFGVAPPSVIAIQTGKTLQKMTSSNEAFSWTSVGILTVCAILSLVPGLLKNKLKKKLE